Proteins from a genomic interval of Psychrobacter urativorans:
- a CDS encoding 3-oxoacyl-ACP reductase has protein sequence MSDRYGNFVQSSIGKKVAKNLGLPLPVNLDRFESGQRLVRGSVLIGSAIGEDKRVSQSVARILSELHAEVFVNSDDGITATLADAGIEAKTNTEDEDKFKILVFDASNISNVSELKQVYAFFHVVASHVENSGRVIIIGRPPEAIEDIETALAQRALEGFVKSVGKEFKRGITAQLIYVGAGAEQNLDSTLRFFTSARSAYVSGQVVRVDKGNAVAVDWSQPLGGKTMLVTGASRGIGEAIARVLAREGAHVICLDVPQQQVDLQKVASEISGATLMVDITSDDAGKQIAEAAEKRGGLDAVIHNAGVTRDKTLAKMDEQKWDMVLNINLASIAKLNRYMFDNEVLKDNARIVCVSSISGIAGNLGQTNYATSKAGVIGLVDATAKQLADNDKGMTINAVAPGFIETQMTEAIPFAIREAGRRMNSMSQGGLPVDVAETIAWLASPASGGLNGNTVRVCGQSLLGA, from the coding sequence ATGTCAGACCGTTACGGTAATTTTGTTCAGTCTTCTATTGGTAAAAAAGTCGCGAAAAATCTAGGTTTGCCACTGCCGGTAAATCTTGATCGCTTTGAAAGTGGTCAGCGTTTGGTACGTGGTAGCGTTTTGATTGGTTCAGCCATCGGTGAAGATAAGCGCGTTAGTCAGTCAGTCGCTCGTATTTTATCTGAGCTGCATGCCGAGGTGTTTGTCAATAGTGATGACGGTATCACAGCTACGCTTGCTGACGCGGGTATTGAAGCCAAAACCAACACAGAGGATGAAGATAAATTCAAAATATTAGTGTTCGATGCCAGTAATATTAGTAACGTGTCCGAGCTCAAGCAAGTGTATGCGTTTTTTCACGTGGTTGCGAGTCATGTAGAAAATTCAGGTCGCGTCATTATTATTGGTCGTCCGCCAGAAGCGATTGAAGATATCGAGACCGCATTGGCGCAGCGTGCGCTTGAAGGGTTTGTAAAGTCGGTTGGTAAAGAATTTAAACGTGGCATTACTGCCCAATTGATTTATGTTGGCGCAGGCGCGGAGCAAAATCTTGATTCAACGTTGCGTTTTTTCACCTCAGCTCGTTCAGCTTATGTTTCAGGTCAAGTAGTCCGTGTCGATAAAGGCAATGCTGTTGCTGTCGACTGGTCACAACCGTTAGGTGGTAAAACTATGCTGGTTACGGGTGCAAGTCGCGGTATTGGCGAGGCGATTGCGCGCGTGTTAGCTCGCGAAGGCGCGCATGTGATTTGTTTAGATGTGCCGCAGCAGCAAGTAGATTTACAAAAAGTGGCGAGTGAGATTAGCGGTGCAACATTGATGGTTGATATCACCAGTGATGATGCTGGCAAGCAGATTGCGGAAGCCGCTGAAAAGCGTGGTGGTTTAGATGCCGTTATCCATAATGCTGGGGTGACACGTGATAAAACCTTAGCAAAAATGGATGAGCAAAAATGGGACATGGTACTGAATATCAATTTAGCCAGTATCGCTAAGCTGAATCGTTATATGTTTGATAACGAAGTGCTAAAAGATAACGCGCGTATCGTTTGCGTCTCATCAATTTCAGGTATCGCAGGCAACTTGGGTCAAACTAACTATGCTACGTCGAAAGCGGGTGTCATTGGACTGGTTGATGCTACCGCCAAGCAGTTAGCCGATAACGATAAAGGCATGACTATTAATGCTGTTGCCCCAGGATTTATCGAAACGCAAATGACGGAAGCGATTCCATTTGCCATTCGTGAAGCGGGACGTCGTATGAATTCCATGAGTCAAGGCGGCTTACCTGTTGACGTTGCTGAAACTATTGCATGGTTGGCGTCACCAGCATCTGGTGGACTAAATGGTAATACGGTACGCGTTTGTGGTCAAAGTTTACTTGGTGCATAA
- a CDS encoding MaoC family dehydratase, which yields MSDKHYDALPKAHTTYANIIKSLLPIGDHSKVGKDALPQATYFVDDLHIDQGNLNDYRKICGFADNGKIPITYFAVLSQALQMNMMVKEAFPFTMLGLVHVDNSVTQYRPIGERETVNMSVTFANLRDHTQGQQFDFVTTVKSQDDIIWEGVSTYLARGKKPESTGDKSKPRPVNVKPMVDEKGVHNIFEVPEDIGRRYAFVSGDFNLIHLHPLSARAFGFPKAIAHGMWSKAKCLGMMGVLPDACTVNVSFKLPIFLPSEVELIAEPISKLKTAEDSCHFGLYSAKNDKPHLAGLVKLLSDDK from the coding sequence ATGTCAGATAAACACTATGATGCGTTGCCGAAAGCGCATACTACCTACGCCAATATCATCAAAAGCTTATTGCCTATCGGTGATCACTCAAAAGTCGGTAAAGATGCGTTGCCGCAAGCGACCTATTTTGTGGATGATCTACACATTGATCAGGGCAACCTTAACGACTATCGTAAGATTTGCGGTTTTGCGGATAATGGTAAAATACCCATTACTTACTTTGCCGTACTCTCGCAAGCCTTACAAATGAATATGATGGTCAAAGAAGCCTTCCCCTTTACCATGCTAGGTTTGGTACATGTAGACAATAGTGTGACCCAATATCGTCCTATCGGCGAGCGTGAAACGGTGAATATGTCCGTGACTTTTGCCAATTTACGTGACCACACGCAAGGTCAGCAGTTTGACTTTGTGACTACGGTTAAGTCGCAAGACGATATTATTTGGGAAGGAGTATCAACCTATCTAGCGCGTGGCAAAAAACCGGAAAGCACTGGCGATAAAAGTAAACCACGTCCGGTAAACGTAAAACCGATGGTAGATGAAAAGGGCGTGCATAATATTTTTGAAGTGCCCGAGGATATTGGTCGTCGTTATGCCTTTGTTTCTGGTGATTTCAACCTAATTCATTTGCATCCTTTATCAGCGCGTGCCTTTGGTTTTCCAAAAGCGATTGCGCATGGCATGTGGTCTAAAGCCAAATGTTTGGGCATGATGGGCGTATTACCAGATGCTTGCACAGTTAATGTCTCTTTTAAATTACCAATATTTTTGCCGTCAGAAGTAGAGCTGATTGCTGAGCCAATCTCTAAACTCAAAACTGCAGAGGACAGCTGTCATTTTGGTTTATATAGTGCCAAAAATGATAAACCGCATCTTGCGGGTTTGGTTAAATTGCTGAGCGACGATAAGTAA
- a CDS encoding beta-lactamase hydrolase domain-containing protein, giving the protein MTQTIQELTNTDNDNGIALADALVPYFRPDAQTIVCGALDKDKVAALAAAGVELVINLQPDEELSFDEATAVKKTGMQYEQLSISGADDLKQLKILAFDNLLRQYHGKKIAMHCKSGNRVGAASALRAGWLRGRKIETAMERGYSHGLTGLEQEVHNRLLVPR; this is encoded by the coding sequence ATGACTCAAACTATCCAAGAATTAACCAATACCGATAACGATAACGGCATTGCGCTTGCAGACGCGCTCGTCCCTTATTTTCGCCCTGATGCACAAACTATTGTATGCGGGGCGCTTGATAAGGATAAAGTGGCAGCATTAGCAGCAGCCGGTGTTGAGCTTGTTATTAATTTACAACCCGATGAGGAGCTGAGCTTTGATGAGGCGACCGCTGTTAAAAAAACTGGCATGCAGTATGAGCAACTGTCTATAAGCGGTGCTGACGACTTAAAACAGCTGAAAATTTTGGCATTTGATAATTTATTGCGGCAGTATCATGGTAAAAAAATAGCCATGCATTGCAAGTCTGGCAATCGGGTGGGGGCAGCGTCAGCCCTGCGTGCCGGTTGGTTGCGTGGGCGTAAGATAGAAACTGCGATGGAGCGTGGATATAGCCATGGTTTGACAGGGCTTGAACAAGAGGTGCACAATCGCTTATTAGTGCCACGTTAA
- a CDS encoding serine hydrolase domain-containing protein, translated as MTESHNNNNYSHNSSHCHINQQLEQRLQQILTDLQLDDAPAGGALVVYQAGKCIAQASVGMAQLEMPWQPDTLSLNFSTGKGVLATLVHVLVSQQLLDYDAPIASYWSAFSANGKEDITLRAVMSHQANLFAITTIDTDSEALLDWHGMLEKVAAMPTTKPDNAQHYDSAYSALVYGWVLGGLIEAATDMSLADALRHYLTEPLGIADSCYYGVPADKANRVATLVKNFTSSQPESVNPNSSDSSQKRSKRHKPVLKVDSEATLNTYASLPSYSCWQQIANDGNLASIQNKLTATQINRLYFDHSQLNLKNYKAALLPNSPTPIDYYDERTLQAVMPAVNGVASAQALATIYAMLANGGVWQGKILINQATFIQLSTPQISGIDAVMPTNMDWRLGYHRLVHLCQNDNQSLIQAQNESVAAQGFGHMGYNGSVAWCSPARQLSFAFVHNFDVTMLNDIRQFALTEALLSMIDSDVLDK; from the coding sequence ATGACAGAAAGTCATAATAACAACAATTATTCTCATAACAGTAGTCACTGTCATATTAATCAACAACTTGAACAACGACTACAGCAGATATTGACTGACTTGCAATTGGATGATGCGCCAGCAGGTGGCGCATTGGTCGTTTATCAGGCTGGCAAGTGTATCGCACAGGCAAGCGTTGGGATGGCTCAATTAGAAATGCCATGGCAGCCTGATACGTTATCCCTGAATTTTTCTACGGGTAAAGGGGTGCTGGCAACCTTAGTACATGTCCTAGTATCACAGCAATTACTTGACTATGACGCACCGATTGCGAGCTATTGGTCGGCATTTTCTGCCAATGGCAAAGAAGATATCACCTTACGTGCTGTGATGTCGCATCAAGCCAATCTCTTTGCGATTACTACGATAGATACTGATAGTGAAGCGCTCCTTGATTGGCATGGGATGTTGGAAAAAGTGGCTGCGATGCCAACAACCAAGCCCGATAATGCCCAGCACTATGACAGCGCTTATAGTGCACTGGTTTATGGTTGGGTGCTAGGCGGGTTGATAGAAGCCGCTACTGATATGTCGTTGGCTGATGCGCTACGTCATTATTTAACGGAGCCGTTAGGTATTGCAGATAGCTGTTATTACGGTGTGCCTGCTGATAAAGCAAACCGTGTGGCTACCTTAGTAAAAAACTTTACCAGTAGTCAGCCTGAAAGTGTAAATCCCAATAGCTCAGACAGTAGCCAAAAGCGCAGTAAACGACATAAGCCCGTGCTAAAAGTAGACTCTGAAGCGACACTGAATACTTATGCTAGTTTGCCCAGTTACTCTTGTTGGCAACAGATTGCTAATGATGGAAATCTTGCATCAATACAGAATAAATTGACAGCAACCCAAATCAATCGTTTGTATTTTGACCATAGTCAGCTTAATTTAAAAAATTATAAAGCCGCATTATTGCCCAACAGTCCAACGCCTATTGATTATTATGATGAACGCACGCTACAAGCAGTAATGCCTGCAGTTAATGGGGTTGCCTCAGCGCAAGCGTTGGCGACTATTTATGCCATGCTCGCAAATGGTGGCGTGTGGCAAGGTAAAATTTTGATTAATCAGGCAACGTTTATCCAATTATCTACACCACAAATTTCGGGTATTGATGCAGTGATGCCAACTAATATGGACTGGCGTTTGGGTTATCATCGTTTAGTTCACCTGTGCCAAAATGATAATCAAAGCCTTATTCAGGCTCAAAATGAAAGCGTAGCAGCCCAAGGTTTTGGGCATATGGGCTATAACGGCTCGGTTGCTTGGTGTTCTCCTGCGCGGCAATTATCCTTTGCCTTTGTTCATAATTTTGATGTGACCATGCTGAATGATATCCGCCAATTTGCACTGACTGAAGCGCTATTAAGTATGATTGATAGTGACGTTTTAGATAAATAA
- the cobT gene encoding nicotinate-nucleotide--dimethylbenzimidazole phosphoribosyltransferase produces the protein MNTFTAPTIANIESNDLRLQLQQIIDSKTKPLGALGKLETLALQIGLILGTTSPQIKQPQIRVFAADHGLAVHGTSAFPSAVTAQMVLNFLQGGAAINVLARQHNIELKVVDAGVATDFDSAAFKNQPQLLDYKVRHGSRDALNEQAMTDEECVIALNNGMEVAKQLTGNLLIVGEMGIGNTSAASLLLARLGNLPIADCIGRGTGLDDAGLLRKEQILTQVLQRHEDAITPFAALAALGGLEIAMMVGALIQAASQRQILLIDGFIASIALLVAEHLAPGVRQYAIFAHHSAEPGHEILLQLLHATPLLNLHMRLGEGSGAALAYPLLQSACAIMNEMASFSDAGISEQNS, from the coding sequence TTGAACACATTTACAGCGCCCACTATAGCTAATATAGAAAGTAATGATTTACGCCTACAGCTACAGCAAATAATAGATTCAAAAACCAAACCGCTGGGTGCACTCGGGAAACTTGAAACCTTAGCATTGCAAATTGGTCTGATTCTAGGAACGACTTCTCCACAAATTAAGCAGCCACAGATTCGAGTGTTTGCTGCCGATCATGGCTTGGCAGTGCATGGTACGTCGGCATTTCCTAGTGCCGTTACTGCGCAGATGGTGCTGAATTTCTTACAAGGCGGTGCTGCAATTAATGTCTTGGCACGTCAGCATAATATTGAATTAAAGGTAGTTGATGCAGGTGTAGCGACAGATTTTGACAGTGCTGCTTTTAAAAATCAGCCGCAATTGCTTGATTATAAAGTGCGCCATGGCAGCCGTGATGCGCTCAATGAGCAAGCGATGACAGATGAAGAGTGCGTGATCGCCCTTAATAACGGTATGGAAGTTGCCAAGCAATTAACAGGTAATTTACTCATTGTTGGTGAAATGGGTATTGGTAATACCTCTGCTGCCAGTTTGTTGCTGGCTAGATTAGGGAACTTACCCATTGCTGATTGTATCGGTCGCGGCACTGGGCTAGATGATGCTGGACTACTGCGAAAAGAGCAGATTTTAACGCAAGTCTTGCAACGTCATGAAGATGCTATAACGCCATTTGCCGCACTGGCGGCATTAGGCGGTCTTGAAATTGCAATGATGGTTGGGGCGTTGATACAAGCCGCTAGCCAACGCCAGATTTTATTAATTGATGGCTTTATTGCCAGTATTGCTTTGTTGGTTGCAGAGCATTTAGCACCGGGTGTTCGTCAATATGCCATCTTTGCCCATCATTCCGCAGAGCCAGGGCATGAAATTTTACTGCAATTATTACATGCCACGCCACTATTGAATCTGCATATGAGACTAGGGGAAGGTAGTGGCGCGGCGCTAGCCTATCCGTTATTACAATCGGCTTGTGCCATTATGAATGAGATGGCAAGTTTTAGTGATGCGGGCATCAGTGAGCAAAACAGCTGA
- the cobS gene encoding adenosylcobinamide-GDP ribazoletransferase, with product MSYPHSSGQRLLQRIKHECRLLLVATQFLTRIPVPEFTNYQPQWLHQSSRHFPAVGLLIGLLCALVFWLSSSLFNPLVAAVISTAFSIKLTGAFHEDGLADTCDGLGGGLTRERTLTIMKDSRLGTYGTLGLVSALLLKVTLLASMPLSVALVALIIGHSASRLFSISLITFLPYGGEIEHAKAKPMAQQLTPLQGLMASGWLLVGIAVVIAMFPNTMRQISIWHWLLALVLALIATDYMRRLLRRRLGGYTGDGLGATQQLSEVAIYAGLAASLPFI from the coding sequence ATGTCATATCCTCATTCATCAGGGCAGCGATTATTGCAAAGGATAAAACATGAGTGTCGGCTGCTGTTGGTTGCCACGCAGTTTTTAACGCGCATCCCAGTACCTGAGTTTACAAACTACCAACCGCAGTGGCTACACCAAAGTAGTCGGCATTTTCCGGCAGTTGGCTTGTTGATAGGACTACTTTGTGCGCTGGTCTTTTGGCTGAGTAGTAGTTTATTTAATCCTTTGGTAGCTGCGGTTATCAGTACGGCTTTTAGCATTAAGCTGACTGGCGCGTTTCACGAAGACGGTCTAGCTGATACTTGTGATGGTCTGGGTGGCGGTCTGACGCGCGAGCGTACCTTGACGATTATGAAAGACTCGCGCCTAGGTACTTATGGGACGTTGGGATTAGTCAGTGCGTTATTGCTTAAAGTTACCTTGTTAGCGTCAATGCCGTTATCAGTGGCTTTGGTGGCACTTATTATCGGGCATAGCGCGTCGCGTTTATTCTCTATCAGTTTGATTACATTCTTACCTTACGGTGGTGAAATTGAACATGCCAAAGCCAAACCGATGGCGCAGCAATTGACGCCATTGCAAGGATTGATGGCAAGTGGTTGGCTGCTAGTAGGCATCGCTGTAGTGATTGCGATGTTTCCTAATACGATGCGCCAAATTAGTATTTGGCATTGGTTATTGGCATTAGTGCTTGCGTTAATCGCCACTGATTATATGCGGCGGTTACTACGTCGACGCTTAGGCGGCTATACGGGTGACGGTTTGGGAGCGACTCAGCAGTTGAGCGAAGTTGCGATTTATGCAGGGCTTGCCGCTTCTCTACCTTTTATCTAA
- a CDS encoding histidine phosphatase family protein, with protein sequence MMTLYIWRHPQPVAAKGICLGHTDMSVDRRKLKRLANQIQHFARLHHLPKVIWVSPLQRSLKVGQLLAKRGFQCHISPDLTELNFGAWDGRPWVRITKEEIDEWCANFAHFAPENGESLQQLFHRIEDWLNARMLEQSAISTSIDMSVLAVGHAGWINAAKMITAGKDVPQLAIEWSAPVVYNQLSILKYAKKV encoded by the coding sequence ATGATGACTTTATATATCTGGCGGCATCCTCAGCCTGTTGCCGCAAAAGGTATTTGTCTTGGACATACCGATATGAGTGTTGATAGGCGCAAGCTAAAGCGCCTTGCCAATCAGATTCAGCATTTTGCGCGCCTGCATCATCTACCCAAAGTGATTTGGGTTAGTCCTTTACAACGCTCATTGAAAGTGGGTCAACTGCTAGCAAAGCGTGGCTTTCAGTGTCATATTTCGCCTGACCTGACTGAGCTTAATTTTGGCGCTTGGGATGGTCGCCCTTGGGTACGGATTACTAAAGAAGAAATTGATGAGTGGTGTGCTAATTTTGCGCACTTTGCACCGGAAAATGGGGAAAGCCTGCAACAGTTGTTTCATCGTATTGAAGATTGGTTAAATGCGCGTATGCTTGAGCAAAGTGCTATCTCTACGTCTATAGATATGTCCGTATTAGCAGTGGGTCATGCAGGTTGGATTAATGCGGCTAAGATGATTACGGCTGGCAAGGACGTACCGCAACTTGCAATAGAATGGTCTGCTCCTGTAGTTTATAATCAGTTGAGTATCCTTAAATACGCAAAAAAGGTTTAA
- a CDS encoding DMT family transporter, which yields MNPVFIGYGFLMLAIICEIMATTLLVKSEQFTRLLPTLLMAVLYIVSFYFLSQTLKTIPLGIAYAIWGGIGIVLTAIIGIVVFKQTIDAGAVAGITLIVSGVIVINIFSQTVAH from the coding sequence ATGAACCCTGTTTTTATTGGCTATGGATTTTTAATGTTGGCTATTATTTGTGAAATCATGGCGACGACGTTATTGGTAAAGTCCGAGCAGTTCACACGTCTGCTACCCACACTGTTGATGGCGGTACTATATATAGTCTCGTTTTACTTTTTGTCACAAACGCTTAAAACCATTCCTTTAGGCATTGCCTATGCGATTTGGGGCGGTATTGGTATCGTACTGACGGCGATTATCGGCATCGTCGTCTTTAAGCAAACGATTGATGCCGGAGCAGTGGCGGGTATTACTTTGATTGTCAGCGGGGTTATCGTGATTAATATATTTTCGCAAACGGTGGCTCATTAG